A genomic region of Saccopteryx bilineata isolate mSacBil1 chromosome 1, mSacBil1_pri_phased_curated, whole genome shotgun sequence contains the following coding sequences:
- the LOC136320162 gene encoding olfactory receptor 7A17-like, with product MEPSNDTQISEFLLLGLSEALELQPLIFGLFLSMYLITVLGNLLIILAVSSDSHLHMPMYFFLCNLSLVDICFTSTTIPKMLLNIHTQSRVITYEGCITQMYFFMLFAVLDDFILTVMAYDRFVAICHPLHYTVIMNPQLCGLLVLVSWVISVLNSLLQSLMALVLPFCSDLEIPHFFCELNQVVQLACSDTFLNNMAMYFSAGLLGGGPLIGILYTYSKIMSSLCRIPSAQGKYKAFSTCASHLSAVSLFYGTSLGVYFSSAATHSSHSSATASVMYTVVTPMLNPFIYSLRNKDIKRALERFLGR from the coding sequence ATGGAACCAAGCAATGATACACAAATTTCAGAATTTCTTCTCCTGGGACTGTCAGAGGCACTAGAACTGCAGCCCCTCATATTCGGGCTCTTCCTGTCCATGTACCTGATCACTGTGTTGGGAAACCTGCTCATCATCCTGGCCGTCAGCTCAGACTCCCACCTCCACAtgcccatgtacttcttccttTGCAACCTGTCCCTGGTGGACATCTGCTTCACTTCCACCACCATCCCGAAGATGCTGCTGAACATccacactcagagcagagtcataACCTATGAAGGCTGCATCACCCAGATGTACTTTTTCATGCTCTTTGCAGTTTTAGATGACTTTATCCTGACTGTGATGGCCTATGACCGCTTTGTGGCCATCTGTCACCCCCTGCACTACACGGTCATCATGAACCCTCAGCTCTGTGGACTGCTGGTTCTGGTGTCCTGGGTCATAAGTGTCCTAAATTCTCTGTTACAAAGCTTAATGGCGTTGGTTCTTCCCTTCTGCTCAGACTTGGAAATCCCCCACTTTTTCTGTGAACTCAATCAGGTGGTCCAACTTGCCTGTTCTGACACCTTTCTTAATAACATGGCGATGTATTTTTCAGCTGGGCTGCTGGGTGGTGGTCCCCTTATTGGGATCCTTTACACTTACTCTAAGATAATGTCCTCCTTATGTAGAATCCCATCAGCTCAGGGGAAGTATAAAGCATTTTCTACCTGTGCATCTCACCTCTCAGCTGTCTCCTTATTTTATGGTACGAGCTTAGGAGTGTACTTCAGCTCTGCTGCTACCCACAGCTCACACTCAAGTGCAACAGCCTCGGTGATGTACACCGTGGTCACACCCATGCTGAACCCCTTCATCTACAGTCTCAGGAACAAGGACATAAAGAGGGCTTTGGAAAGATTTCTTGGCAGGTAA